In Theileria parva strain Muguga chromosome 4 map unlocalized ctg_529, whole genome shotgun sequence, one DNA window encodes the following:
- the IMPA1 gene encoding Importin subunit alpha-1b codes for MFRSEDRKKEYKKIFEDPRRKREDIQSQIRKQIRDKNLQKRRSQGLPADHENLLGQSLQDSSLESQNDEIKDLDRESILNNAYWSPSALAPYVNGLKSSDYNTQLTCTKHFRKLLSLELDPPIEHIVNTGVVPIFVEFLSRYDAPELQFEAAWAITNIASGNQQQTKVATDNGAVPKLIALLEAPKEDVREQAIWALGNIAGDSAECRDLVLSLGALKPLLYLMANSQKDSVLRNATWTISNLCRGKPKPYFDDIRPAIPYLAKLIEHPDSEVLTDACWALSYISDGSEDHIQAVLDSGACPRLIQLMDHVLPVIQTPSLRTIGNIATGNDRQTQVIVDSGCIPVLYKLLFSEKKTIKKEACWTLSNISAGTRSQIESFLQSDVVEKLVELMSCNDFDIQREASWAICNAASGGDLKQAENLASRGCIKPICSILTSTDTKLISVALRALENILTVGQHIMEINNLSSNPYTAVIEECDGLRSLDVLQESKLTTIYKKSRNILQRFFPDDYEFNEEEFTSTNDKFNTNNFVPEGGFHF; via the exons ATGTTTAGAAGTGAGGATCGGAAGAAGGAATACAAAAAGATTTTTGAGGACCCTCGAAGAAAGAGGGAGGATATCCAATCCCAGATAAGGAAGCAAATAcgtgataaaaatttacaaaaaagaAGATCACAGGGGCTACCCGCTGATCATGAAAATTTACTTGGCCAATCACTCCAAGATTCTTCCTTGGAATCTCAAAATGACGAGATCAAGGATTTGGATAGGGAATCTATACTAAATAACGCATATTGGTCACCTTCAGCTCTTGCTCCTTATGTAAATGGCCTTAAATCATCAGATTACAATACTCAGTTAACATGTACTAAACACTTTCGTAAGCTCCTGTCACTTGAGCTTGACCCTCCAATAGAACACATAGTTAATACCGGCGTCGTTCCCATTTTCGTTGAATTTTTATCCAGATACGACGCTCCAGAACTCCAGTTTGAAGCCGCATGGGCTATTACTAACATTGCCTCTGGTAATCAACAGCAAACCAAAGTTGCCACTGATAATGG TGCTGTTCCTAAGTTAATAGCCCTTTTGGAAGCCCCCAAGGAAGATGTGAGAGAGCAGGCGATTTGGGCTTTAGGGAATATCGCAGGTGACTCTGCTGAATGTCGTGATCTTGTTCTTAGTCTTGGAGCTTTAAAACCTTTGCTTTATCTTATGGCAAATTCTCAGAAGGACAGTGTTCTAAGAAACGCTACATGGACAATTTCCAACCTTTGCAGGGGTAAACCCAAACCCTACTTCGATGATATTAGACCTGCAATTCCCTACTTGGCAAAATTAATCGAGCATCCAGATTCAGAA GTATTAACAGACGCTTGTTGGGCTTTATCGTATATTTCTGATGGATCAGAAGACCATATTCAGGCAGTATTGGATTCTGGAGCATGTCCAAGACTAATACAACTTATGGATCATGTTTTACCAGTGATTCAGACACCATCTTTACGTACAATAGGAAACATCGCTACTGGAAATGACCGACAAACTCAAGTTATAGTTGATTCAGGATGTATCCCGGTTCTGTACAAACTCCTATTTTCTGAAAAGAAAACTATAAAAAAGGAGGCCTGTTGGACTCTTTCTAACATTTCAGCAGGAACGAGGTCACAGATCGAGTCATTCTTACAATCAGACGTGGTTGAAAAACTCGTTGAATTAATGTCATGTAATGACTTTGACATTCAACGTGAGGCAAGTTGGGCTATTTGCAACGCCGCCTCAGGGGGTGATCTTAAACAAGCCGAAAACCTCGCCTCAAGAGGATGTATCAAACCCATCTGCTCCATTCTGACCTCTACAGATACTAAGTTAATTAGCGTTGCCCTAAGAGCCCTAGAAAATATACTCACAGTAGGTCAGCACATTATGGAGATCAATAACTTATCTTCAAATCCATACACAGCTGTAATTGAAGAG TGTGATGGGCTTCGATCCTTGGATGTATTACAAGAAAGCAAATTGActacaatttataaaaagtCGAGGAATATACTACAGAGGTTCTTTCCTGATGACTATGAATTCAATGAGGAAGAATTTACTAGTACTAACGATAAGTTCAACACAAATAACTTTGTTCCCGAAGGAGGgtttcatttttaa
- a CDS encoding putative integral membrane protein, protein MMFPGMMEPPMEPLLSDNVRLCLRTVGFVLISCAIYFYGDMLDMPEAVKLV, encoded by the coding sequence atGATGTTCCCGGGGATGATGGAGCCTCCAATGGAGCCATTGTTATCTGATAATGTCAGATTATGCCTTAGAACTGTTGGATTTGTATTAATTTCATGTGCAATATACTTTTACGGAGATATGTTGGATATGCCGGAGGCAGTTAAACTCGTCtaa
- a CDS encoding putative integral membrane protein, which translates to MSGDQTKSAESGSGERQKEEVGIIQQIKERLKDLDIKFPTEIDPYIPKLIIGLVYMTAFLMSYQINFASGYFGSGLGIPSHNVGIFVSKLTSYRSFLMMFGFAFGYLINFICNLVSRGPGLDIARKAISLFFLYLLVSSRFFILFFSFLKSDLSYRLYLLLCIESIASGLFQMFLILLVPHYLFITFLSIHVLAFLFFIIQFVYDPFLSIKPLIMIKILFFMCLVVTIIAFGLWAFYLFYYHGKDPIFYKEELYKQNENMEKAISIYVKLLKLPKKVKPIFGELSAKFKEKDFLADITKELDESQSIISDILNLNNDFFTLLKDCKKSVNQHNKNLEKLYEEVNEDKSGSHVKNDKTKFTSQKSRYYANKFVKKVYELKQIFDESKKDNLLNLLEKLSELEKETTEVLKLFNNGVTKNSIVLTSEILNLQKKLSEIYDKSDNTPFNFDNLSSNTLNINDLSKEIDKIDNLLQEKIKSFSNSIDGYEQKISEIKTDIENITKFENEIIKILLDESDYRIFCYIMITVACFFRHFLYPSIIPHALLDESQSQIILLLGIIIELLFCFPVFILDDILNIFTLLIDKYFIYVWTLAGPPLIVLIFTFLAIHTKIRFFHLITESTGRVLVMSLFLISCCTLMESVSYACLSHYVFYQFGFSHTNLLFLLLHQLLELFCTYFFSKLSAGYNHARVRLGHCLPTYTTNYYMTSCEEFWCMIKWTLEYTFKDIFFFFKMNIRQYL; encoded by the coding sequence ATGAGCGGAGATCAAACCAAGTCTGCCGAGTCAGGCAGTGGAGAACGACAGAAAGAAGAAGTTGGGATTATTCAACAAATAAAAGAACGGTTAAAGGATTTGGACATCAAATTTCCGACAGAAATAGACCCTTATATTCCTAAGCTAATAATTGGTCTTGTTTATATGACGGCATTTTTAATGAGTTACCAGATAAATTTTGCTTCCGGTTATTTTGGATCAGGATTAGGAATTCCATCACACAACGTAGGAATATTTGTTTCTAAATTAACTAGTTATCGAAGTTTTTTAATGATGTTTGGGTTTGCATTCGgttatttaattaactttatttgtaatttagTTTCTCGGGGGCCTGGTCTTGATATTGCTCGAAAAGCTATTAGTTTGTTTTTTTTATATCTCTTGGTGTCTTCTAGgttttttatattattttttagttttcTAAAGAGTGACTTATCATATAGACTTTATTTGCTTTTATGTATAGAGTCTATAGCGTCTGGCTTATTCCAAATGtttcttattttacttGTTCCAcattacttatttataacATTCTTGTCTATCCATGTATTGGcctttttattctttataatacaatttGTATACGATCCTTTTCTATCTATCAAACctttaataatgataaaaatactGTTTTTCATGTGTTTGGTTGTTACCATTATAGCATTTGGATTATGGGCATTTTATCTCTTTTATTACCATGGTAAAGATcctattttttataaagaAGAATTATACAAACAAAATGAGAATATGGAAAAGGCAATTTCTATCtatgtaaaattactaaaacTGCCAAAAAAAGTGAAACCAATTTTTGGAGAATTATCTGCcaaatttaaagaaaaaGATTTCCTAGCAGATATAACTAAAGAATTAGATGAGTCACAATCAATTATATCtgacattttaaatttaaataatgatttttttactttattaaaAGATTGTAAAAAATCTGTAAATCAACATAATAAAAACTTGGAAAAACTTTACGAAGAAGTAAACGAAGATAAATCAGGTTCAcatgtaaaaaatgacaAAACCAAATTTACCAGCCAGAAAAGTAGGTATTATgctaataaatttgttaaaaaagTTTACGAATTAAAGCAAATATTTGATGAATCTAAAAAagataatttgttaaatttattagaaaAGTTATCAGAACTGGAAAAAGAAACAACAGaggttttaaaattgtttaataatGGTGTAACTAAAAACTCGATTGTTTTAACTTCTGAAATTCTAAATCTCcaaaaaaaattaagtgaaatttatgataaatCAGACAACACGccatttaattttgataatttatcttCGAACACACTTAACATTAATGATTTATCTAAAGaaatagataaaattgACAATTTACTCcaagaaaaaataaaatcattcaGCAATTCTATTGATGGTTACGAACAAAAAATTAGTGAAATCAAAACAGACATTGAAAATATAACTAAATTcgaaaatgaaattattaaaatcttaCTTGATGAATCTGATTATAGAATattttgttatattatGATTACAGTGGCCTGCTTTTTTAGACATTTTCTTTATCCTTCAATTATTCCACATGCTCTTTTAGATGAATCTCAATctcaaataatattattactaggaattattatagagctattattttgttttcCAGTATTCATTTTGGATGATATTCTCAACATTTTTACCCTCTTgattgataaatattttatttacgTTTGGACACTTGCTGGTCCTCCACTCATTGTTTTGATATTTACATTTCTGGCAATTCACACAAAAATACGTTTTTTTCACTTAATAACGGAATCCACGGGAAGGGTGTTAGTAATGTCCTTGTTTTTGATTTCTTGTTGTACTTTAATGGAGTCTGTAAGTTATGCATGCCTTTCACATTACGTTTTTTACCAGTTTGGATTTTCTCACACAAATctcttatttttattattacatcAACTTTTAGAGTTGTTTTGTACTTATTTTTTCTCAAAGTTATCAGCAGGATACAATCATGCAAGGGTTCGATTGGGCCATTGTCTACCAACTTATACcactaattattatatgaCCTCTTGTGAAGAATTTTGGTGCATGATAAAATGGACCTTAGAATACACTTTCAAAGATATTTTCTTCTTTTTCAAAATGAATATCAGACAGTATCTCTGA
- the Sart3 gene encoding Squamous cell carcinoma antigen recognized by T-cells 3: MYNRNDIEENNINPYKGESLESIRAKLEEDPWNQDLYTQGMKCASTQNDFESLDYFRREFIKYCIADDTFWLSYLEEKRISTPKPELIKLYELAVKNEPSVYIWLSYLRFVSGNSHTLSDFNHLRALFESSLEVLGLHALDGPQLWSEYRHFEQELISKLPRDQYGAQIDKVRSLFCRQLELPLAGLPDLLDEYLVWESELPSDYRKPTAVAEAAHKRGFEGWEQRKCFELKIQSDFHEMMSRDNMNSLWNEYIDFELKCGDMPRIMITYHRALDDLGFERDDLWINYANYALQTSYQKSLYISERACRHMPRSLNIWINYFLLVSSKSETVQDILDLLQKSTTAVKDVNHRISLHITAADCVRRIDLKDVKNCRYILFKCWSDLDPAFRSRAVYRLLSYWSKYELKLLSFNVPSEYEQAVGKLLERFKNDSFCWLYLIDTVKGLKPENPNMPNIVTTIYKSFCSLVNFKSDFEPTSLHTLVIWLYELAVSVVNVGDVAEEYIDYVQTSGVVEDIKRAHKVVASQSTPTSRPDAISLSNILKRDRRRRKVETFSETSSDSGSFSSIIRRHYSFPPGIRSPTISLNEPERFHRSPKLGFREFELKSPKLYSKDFEHRTNKLTLKDVEILTRATWYGSESADPSIAPPVPPNAPMPPPSSPVLSRITSRLSNSDSCSPDVTPELRSSKEPTLPPPLVLTCESTFNRRDLGPTLPGLDISAKFPESISNLEYKLNFSTADSESLGDRVSSDADSQTDRVNSPITTYSKDPPSLQTSNTLFSSTSELPVPSEFNLSGGHYLLTRKNCIINWLKGDSENSTAFISGFSPDQLPQLTEFFSAMPGFVELRPTKSNRTCYVEFSTNSEALSAVESCKTKFPTLSAQLSKPTKPLFEEKVIFVRMLNSKYNLTKLKLVLTNFFNINGFNVKEIRTTHPFHTDNPDELHRLGFYVEFGFENASKCVIHKFIDEYGWPITINHDQLEFQILPSTPMINRPGSNFPEPQPGSASSHSEVSGSVHREFYLCNLNYSTDETRLREFLESKFGPVKSLKICRDSAGKSKGYAFVEFVNDFVLSDLLKSTLILDDRKLFLSRTNSSQDSLLSEPPKPLTDRHSKNKYKKRYRDYKHRLFETYSKLKKKIKLN; this comes from the coding sequence ATGTATAACCGTAATGACATagaggaaaataatataaaccCTTACAAAGGCGAAAGTCTTGAGAGTATAAGGGCTAAATTAGAGGAGGATCCTTGGAATCAGGATCTGTACACTCAGGGTATGAAATGTGCCTCTACACAAAACGATTTTGAGTCTCTTGACTACTTCAGACGAGAGTTTATTAAGTATTGTATAGCAGATGACACATTTTGGCTGTCGTATTTGGAAGAAAAAAGGATTTCCACCCCTAAACCGGAGCTTATCAAGTTATATGAACTTGCTGTAAAAAACGAGCCTTCAGTCTACATTTGGCTGTCATATTTAAGGTTTGTCTCTGGAAACAGTCACACATTGTCTGATTTTAACCATTTGCGTGCTCTCTTTGAGTCAAGTTTGGAGGTTCTTGGCCTCCATGCCCTTGATGGGCCTCAGTTATGGTCTGAATACCGCCATTTTGAGCAGGAATTGATTTCAAAGTTGCCTAGAGACCAGTACGGTGCTCAGATTGATAAGGTTAGATCTCTATTTTGCAGACAACTTGAACTACCCTTGGCTGGTTTACCAGACTTGCTTGATGAATACTTGGTATGGGAGAGCGAATTACCCTCTGACTACAGAAAACCAACTGCAGTGGCTGAAGCAGCGCACAAACGTGGCTTTGAGGGCTGGGAGCAGCGGAAATGCTTTGAGTTGAAGATTCAGTCGGACTTTCACGAGATGATGAGTCGAGATAACATGAACTCTTTATGGAACGAATATATTGATTTTGAGCTTAAATGTGGTGACATGCCTAGGATTATGATAACTTATCACCGTGCTTTGGATGATTTGGGCTTTGAGCGTGACGATTTATGGATTAACTATGCAAACTACGCCCTTCAAACCAGTTACCAAAAGTCTCTGTACATCTCCGAGCGGGCCTGCAGACACATGCCCAGATCATTGAACATTTGGATTAACTATTTTCTACTCGTTTCCTCGAAGTCTGAGACCGTTCAGGACATACTTGACCTTTTGCAGAAGTCAACTACTGCTGTTAAGGATGTTAATCACAGGATCAGTCTTCACATAACTGCCGCAGATTGTGTGAGGCGAATTGACCTAAAAGACGTGAAGAACTGTCGGTACATTCTCTTCAAGTGCTGGTCTGATCTTGATCCTGCGTTCAGATCACGTGCTGTTTACAGGCTTTTAAGTTACTGGAGCAAGTATGAACTTAAGCTTTTGTCCTTCAACGTGCCTTCTGAGTATGAGCAAGCAGTTGGGAAACTCCTTGaaagatttaaaaatgactCATTTTGTTGGCTATATTTGATTGACACTGTGAAAGGATTAAAGCCTGAGAACCCAAACATGCCAAATATTGTGACTACAATTTATAAGAGCTTCTGCTCACTTGTCAACTTCAAGTCAGACTTTGAGCCGACTTCCCTTCACACTCTTGTGATTTGGCTTTATGAACTTGCTGTTTCTGTTGTCAATGTGGGTGACGTTGCCGAGGAGTATATTGATTATGTTCAAACTTCAGGCGTTGTAGAGGATATCAAAAGAGCCCACAAGGTTGTTGCTAGTCAGAGTACCCCAACATCTAGGCCAGACGCTATAAGTCTGAGTAATATTCTGAAGAGGGATAGACGTAGGCGTAAGGTTGAAACCTTTTCTGAAACCTCTTCAGACAGTGGTAGTTTTTCAAGTATTATTAGGAGACACTATAGTTTCCCTCCTGGCATCAGGTCACCGACCATATCTTTGAATGAGCCTGAGCGTTTCCACAGATCTCCCAAATTGGGGTTCAGAGAATTTGAACTTAAATCCCCCAAACTCTATAGTAAAGACTTTGAGCACAGGACTAATAAGCTCACATTAAAGGatgttgaaattttaaccaGGGCCACTTGGTACGGTTCTGAAAGTGCAGACCCTTCAATCGCGCCTCCAGTTCCTCCTAATGCTCCAATGCCCCCACCATCCTCGCCAGTATTATCTAGGATTACTTCCAGACTCTCAAATTCTGATTCATGCAGTCCTGATGTCACTCCAGAACTTCGATCCTCAAAGGAACCTACGCTTCCCCCACCTCTGGTCTTAACTTGTGAATCCACTTTTAACAGGCGTGACCTTGGTCCTACGCTTCCAGGACTTGATATATCGGCTAAATTCCCAGAGTCAATTTCAAACCTCGAGTATAAGCTTAATTTCTCAACCGCAGACTCTGAGTCACTTGGGGATCGTGTCAGTAGTGATGCTGACAGTCAAACTGACAGAGTTAACTCACCTATTACAACTTATTCTAAGGATCCCCCATCTCTTCAAACTTCTAATACCTTGTTCAGTTCTACAAGCGAGTTACCAGTTCCTTcagaatttaatttatctgGTGGTCACTATCTTTTGACTAGGAAGAATTGTATTATAAACTGGTTAAAGGGTGATTCTGAGAATTCAACTGCTTTTATTTCCGGCTTTTCTCCTGACCAGCTTCCACAACTGACTGAGTTTTTCTCAGCTATGCCTGGATTTGTGGAACTTAGACCTACAAAGAGTAACAGAACCTGTTATGTTGAgttttcaacaaattctGAGGCTTTATCTGCTGTTGAATCCTGCAAAACTAAGTTCCCCACTCTTTCTGCTCAGCTTTCAAAACCTACAAAGCCTCTTTTTGAGGAGAAGGTCATCTTCGTACGGATGCTTAATTctaagtataatttaacCAAGTTAAAGCTTGTTTTGACCAATTTCTTCAACATTAACGGCTTCAACGTCAAAGAAATTCGTACCACCCACCCCTTCCATACTGACAATCCTGATGAACTGCATCGACTGGGATTTTATGTTGAGTTTGGCTTTGAGAACGCTTCTAAGTGTGTGATTCACAAGTTCATTGATGAGTACGGCTGGCCTATTACCATAAACCACGACCAGCTGGAGTTTCAAATTTTACCTTCAACTCCTATGATTAACAGGCCTGGTTCCAATTTTCCTGAGCCCCAGCCTGGCTCTGCTTCATCTCACTCTGAGGTTTCTGGTTCTGTTCATCGAGAGTTTTACTTATGCAATTTGAACTACAGCACTGATGAAACCCGGCTGCGGGAGTTCTTGGAGTCCAAGTTTGGTCCTGTTAAGAGCTTAAAGATTTGCAGGGATTCTGCTGGCAAATCCAAGGGCTACGCTTTCGTTGAGTTTGTTAACGATTTTGTTCTCTCTGATCTTCTTAAATCCACTTTAATTCTTGATGATCGTAAGCTTTTCCTTTCCAGGACCAACTCTAGTCAGGACTCGCTCCTTTCTGAGCCTCCTAAACCTCTCACTGACCGCCACTCTAAAAACAAGTACAAGAAGCGTTACAGGGACTACAAACATAGGCTGTTTGAGACTTACTCGAAGCTTAAGAAGAAAATCAAGCTCAACTAA
- a CDS encoding Nucleoplasmin family protein, with product MLFGAVLAPGATVTPKNELANIVHLSQVCLNEPKSDERTYVQLVDGNKVYNLCSLQKDVNEHATLDLFFSTTGDLKLTTKGGPNEVHVIGYFEPEDDAFLSDSEEEEEDELDEDEVDEEDSDDEPASKRKASNKSGKN from the exons ATGTTATTCG GCGCCGTTTTAGCTCCAGGAGCCACTGTTACTCCCAAGAACGAACTGGCTAACATTGTTCATCTCTCTCAAGTATGCTTAAATGAGCCTAAAAGTGATGAGAGGACATATGTCCAGTTAGTTGACGGGAATAAAGTCTATAACCTCTGCTCCTTACAAAAAGATGTTAATGAACAT GCAACTTTGGACTTGTTTTTCTCTACTACCGGTGACTTGAAGTTAACTACAAAGGGTGGGCCAAACGAGGTTCATGTGATTGGTTATTTCGAGCCTGAGGATGACGCCTTCCTTTCAGATAGTGAGGAAGAAGAGGAAGACGAACTTGACGAAGACGAAGTGGATGAAGAGGATTCTGACGATGAACCAGCCTCAAAACGCAAGGCGTCTAACAAATCaggaaaaaattaa
- a CDS encoding putative integral membrane protein — MSGEQSSETHSSEQEDEYRTDIAKIRLIVCFIVIVIFLTNNQLNVYSRHFPGVFRISQVNSQFYTSKLYTFRTLLTILGSLFKFAIFKIPVNNSIFSLISLLLIVVCRLVFVILLHFTEAAFIKAFYLLLYEAFLLGFFYSTLLTNVFQFSLYIIICTDVSSALVFFLQLALSIFSDNNPLLIIKIQSWTSLLLSITGFILWYHFLNDIYTPQYKKHEKSAGEINKILLGMGGLSQFINGFLTQINNEVESLKQISNAKQKAVSFLNSVKKFVTELSETKHSTNKDMKTSNYLLNTEKNLVLLDEIVSKIEKIVSLGKSKILKILSDGENLYARLNSENTVLKGLRLRKSFFEEVQTVSEAVNVHFNSLTHGANVGWNICKVVEELNIVKTIGNLYNIQDELKILWEQISSFQTKLDSVHDYKDLLKTGTPKLTKTLRILSSILKSVMDEDVHETGFLEQSYNDMKKAIVEIEEGLKAMFDDYLSKIKPISTKDASEILLTLDLLYDLKIESVIKALVNLNDLIIQIQDIRDELLSLLEEIQKFKFNLPVNSRYLFEQWNKGPNSNHVLLDSDSKYYQIQDFHNFYLRLKNTKVSELIEKFEKTVEKLRESLHECSTLISSKQVGVERFIDDYKVTIEALKELNLDKNTDKITLNEHKNKLRSLIRDIVKAIETENEGVEPVLEDLVKETLKEVGILLKKINLLVTKRNEARIKNLQSLPLLEFPSVTIGVEKDNWSFLLLTIFFNLVTMFVVTSFFLEFLFPRFIPYALLETDVSARVNLFLNPFKVSGSIALFSIIYFNADSINWTIQYNSYWLLIIPQFLIFLWSLFAVHTRIPIFTFIRNSTYSVVMIGVVLVICNSIMEAVSFVALAGNLLMLDESSKLLEIHFILSVLLRYLYSRFSIGYNNARISMGLIPPRFIPNIIVQNPVFYWMRETFWRSYRNVITDLTTNLVDLVDNP; from the coding sequence ATGAGTGGAGAACAATCCTCTGAAACCCATAGTTCAGAACAAGAGGATGAATATAGAACAGATATTGCTAAAATCAGGCTGATTGTTTGTTTTATTGtaatagttatttttttaactaaCAACCAATTGAATGTTTATTCAAGACATTTTCCAGGTGTATTTCGGATTTCACAGGTTAATTCACAGTTTTATACAAGTAAACTGTACACATTTCGTACCCTCTTAACCATTTTAGGAtcattgtttaaatttgctatttttaaaatcccGGTAAATAATTCAATTTTTTCACTAATTTCACTACTTTTAATTGTCGTTTGTAGATTagtttttgtaattttactTCATTTCACAGAGGCTGCATTCATAAAAGCATTCTATTTGCTGCTTTATGAAGCTTTTTTACTTGGATTCTTTTATAGCACACTCCTTACCAATGTTTTTCAATTCTcgttatatattataatatgCACAGACGTTTCAAGTGCACTTGTTTTTTTCCTACAACTGGCCCTAAGTATATTTTCAGATAATAACCCTCTGCtgattattaaaatacaatCATGGacatcattattattaagtaTTACAGGGTTTATCCTTTGGTACCATTTTCTAAATGATATATACACACCACAATATAAAAAACATGAAAAAAGTGCCGGTgaaatcaataaaattttactgGGAATGGGAGGTTTGTCTCAATTCATAAATGGTTTTTTAACTCAAATTAACAATGAGGTTGAAagtttaaaacaaatttcTAATGCTAAACAAAAAGCagtttcatttttaaatagtgttaaaaaatttgttaCCGAGCTTTCGGAAACAAAGCACAGTACCAATAAAGATATGAAAACATCAAATTATCTATTAAATACAGAAAAAAACTTGGTGTTGTTGGATGAAATAGTGagtaaaattgaaaaaatagTTTCCCTTGGGAAATCTAAAATACTCAAAATTTTGTCTGATGGAGAAAATTTGTACGCTAGACTGAATTCAGAAAACACAGTATTAAAAGGCTTAAGATTAAGaaaatcattttttgaGGAAGTACAGACAGTTTCTGAAGCTGTAAATGTCCATTTTAACAGTTTAACTCATGGTGCAAATGTTGGTTGGAATATTTGTAAAGTAGTAGAGGAATTAAATATTGTGAAAACAATTGGAAATCTCTACAACATTCAGGatgaattaaaaattctatGGGAACAAATTTCAAGTTTCCAAACCAAACTGGATTCAGTACACGATTACAAAGATTTACTTAAAACAGGAACCCCTAAATTAACCAAAACTCTGCGTATTCTATCCTCTATATTAAAAAGTGTTATGGATGAAGATGTCCATGAGACGGGTTTCCTTGAACAATCATACAATGACATGAAAAAAGCGATTGTAGAAATAGAAGAGGGGCTTAAAGCGATGTTCGATGActatttatcaaaaataaaaccAATATCAACGAAAGATGCATCAGAAATACTACTGACTttagatttattatacGACTTAAAAATTGAATCAGTAATCAAAGCTCTCGTCAATTTAAACgatttaattattcagATTCAGGATATCCGGGACGAATTATTATCTTTACTTGAAGAGATTCAAAAATTCAAGTTTAATCTTCCAGTTAATTCTCGATACTTATTCGAGCAGTGGAACAAGGGTCCTAACTCTAATCATGTTTTATTAGATTCAGACTCCAAATACTACCAAATCCAAGATTTTCACAACTTTTATTTAcgtttaaaaaatactaaagTTTCAGaattaattgaaaaatttgaaaaaacCGTTGAAAAATTGAGAGAAAGTCTACACGAGTGTTCTACTCTTATTTCTAGCAAGCAGGTGGGTGTTGAGCGGTTCATAGACGATTACAAGGTAACAATAGAGGCTTTAAAAGAGCTAAATcttgataaaaatactgataaaataacactaaatgAACACAAAAATAAACTTCGTTCCTTAATTAGAGATATCGTTAAGGCTATTGAGACTGAGAATGAGGGGGTTGAACCTGTTTTAGAAGATTTGGTTAAGGAAACTTTAAAAGAAGttggtattttattaaagaaaataaacttACTTGTTACAAAAAGAAACGAGGCTAGGATAAAAAACTTACAAAGTTTACCTTTACTAGAATTTCCAAGTGTTACCATAGGGGTTGAAAAAGACAATTGGAGCTTTTTGCTTTTGacaatattttttaatctgGTAACTATGTTTGTAGTAACTTCATTCTTTCTTGAGTTTTTGTTTCCTAGGTTTATCCCTTATGCACTTCTGGAAACTGATGTATCTGCTAGGGTTAATCTCTTTCTAAATCCCTTCAAAGTTTCAGGTTCCATAGcattatttagtataatttacttCAACGCAGATTCTATAAACTGGACCATTCAATACAATTCATATTGGTTGCTAATTATTCCTCagtttttaatatttttatggTCATTATTTGCAGTTCACACAAGAATCCCAATCTTCACCTTCATAAGAAATTCAACCTACTCAGTTGTCATGATTGGTGTAGTTTTGGTTATTTGTAACAGCATTATGGAGGCCGTTAGTTTCGTCGCTTTGGCGGGTAACTTGCTTATGTTGGATGAATCTTCAAAACTATTGGAAATCCATTTTATCTTATCTGTATTACTCCGGTATTTATACTCACGATTCTCAATCGGGTACAACAACGCAAGGATTAGTATGGGATTGATACCTCCTAGGTTTATTCCTAATATCATAGTTCAAAATCCAGTATTTTACTGGATGAGAGAAACGTTTTGGCGATCTTATAGAAACGTAATTACTGACCTGACTACAAATTTAGTAGATCTTGTCGACAATCCATGA
- a CDS encoding putative integral membrane protein: MFFKNRIWCLTIYPGHMTMGILRLLVSVVHGTVPFVRTMETCSSTLVLSYQCYSDANRRI, encoded by the exons ATGTTTTTTAAGAATCGAATTTGGTGCCTAACGATATATCCAGGCCACATGACTATGGGTATACTTCGACTCTTGGTTTCCGTGGTACATGGAACAGTGCCCTTTGTACGAACAATGGAGACCTGTTCCAGTACTCTAGTCCTTTCTTATCAGTGTTATTCCGATGCAAA taGGAGGATATAA